The window ACACGAGCGGCGCTTCGCGGTATGGCGGCCGTGGCGGTAAATGCCGCAAGTCGATTTGGCGCGATGCGGGGTATGGCTGAGAAAATTGCTCTCAAGACGCTGTGATTGTATACTGAGAGCATGACCCATAAACAATTTGAAGAATTTATCCTGAGTTTGCCCGGCGTGTGGCTGGATTATCCGTTTGGCGAGGATGTTGCGGTGTATAAGTTTGGCAAGAGTAATAACGGCGCGGGGAAGATGGTGGCACTAGTGACAGAGGGCTCGAAGCCGCTCAGGGTTAGTCTGAAGTGCGACCCACTACTAGCTGAGAATCTCCGCGAGAAGTACGAGACGGTGCTGCCGGGGTATCATCTGAATAAGAAGCATTGGAATACGATTATCTGCTCGGGGCAACTGAGTGATGAGGAAATTTTTGACTTGGCGCGGCTAAGTTATCAGCTGGTGGCGGAGTGAGTAAGGCAGCGTAAACTGAGTGCTGGGAGAAATAGTGCTGCTCCGACCGACTTGTGCCGCGTCGTGCGTGGTTATGACTTGTCCGAATCACCGGTGATCGCCATGAGCTGCTTGCGTACGTTGGTGAGGTCGGAAATGGTTTTCTCAAGAAAGTCAATTGTGCTTTTGCTGCGCGAACCCTCTTTGATACGATTCATCATCAAGAGCGTATCAGCCAGTTCGGTATTCATGGTGTAGGCATAGGTGTTGTCGAGGTCGGCATTGAGATAGGCCTCCTCAAATTTTTCCTCG is drawn from Candidatus Saccharibacteria bacterium oral taxon 488 and contains these coding sequences:
- a CDS encoding MmcQ/YjbR family DNA-binding protein; translated protein: MTHKQFEEFILSLPGVWLDYPFGEDVAVYKFGKSNNGAGKMVALVTEGSKPLRVSLKCDPLLAENLREKYETVLPGYHLNKKHWNTIICSGQLSDEEIFDLARLSYQLVAE